In one Castor canadensis chromosome 15, mCasCan1.hap1v2, whole genome shotgun sequence genomic region, the following are encoded:
- the Rpl13 gene encoding large ribosomal subunit protein eL13 — MAPSRNGMILKPHFHKDWQRRVATWFNQPARKIRRRKARQAKARRIAPRPASGPIRPIVRCPTVRYHTKVRAGRGFSLEELRVAGIHKKVARTIGISVDPRRRNKSTESLQANVQRLKEYRSKLILFPRKPSAPKKGDSSAEELKLATQLTGPVMPIRNVYKKEKARAITEEEKNFKAFASLRMARANARLFGIRAKRAKEAAEQDVEKKK; from the exons ATGGCGCCCAGCCGGAATGGCATGATTCTGAAGCCACACTTCCACAAGGACTGGCAGCGACGAGTGGCCACTTGGTTCAACCAGCCAGCCCGGAAGATCCGCAG ACGCAAGGCCCGGCAAGCAAAAGCGCGCCGCATCGCCCCCCGCCCCGCGTCTGGACCCATCCGGCCCATAGTGAGGTGCCCCACGGTGCGGTACCACACCAAAGTCCGAGCTGGCCGGGGCTTCAGTTTGGAGGAGCTACGG GTGGCCGGCATTCACAAGAAGGTGGCCCGGACCATTGGCATCTCCGTGGACCCCAGGAGGCGGAACAAATCCACAGAGTCCCTGCAGGCGAACGTGCAGCGGCTGAAGGAGTACCGCTCTAAGCTCATTCTCTTCCCCAGGAAGCCCTCGGCCCCCAAGAAGGGAGATAGCTCT GCTGAAGAACTCAAGTTGGCCACCCAGCTGACAGGACCAGTAATGCCCATCCGGAAT GTAtacaaaaaggagaaagccagGGCCATCACAGAGGAGGAGAAGAACTTCAAAGCCTTTGCTAGCCTTCGAATGGCCCGTGCCAATGCCCGACTCTTCGGCATCCGTGCAAAAAGAGCCAAGGAAGCTGCAGAACAGGACgttgagaagaaaaaataa